The nucleotide window GGTGGGTCCAGCGGGTTTGCACCACGCCCACTTCGGAGCCGGTGAAATGGGGCACCGTACGCCGCAGAAAGTCGGGGCGGGCACGAAGTCGGCGTCAAAAATGGCAATGAACTCCCCGTCGGTTTCGAGCAGCCCGTAGGCCAGGGCCCCGGCCTTGTAGCCTTCCCGGCTGGGCCGGCGCACGTGGTCGATGCGCAGGCCCGGGCCCGGCAGCGCAGTACGGCAGTGGCAGCCAAAGCCACTGTTTCGTCGGTCGAGTCGTCGAGCACCTGTATGTGGAGCCGGTCGGGCGGGTAGTCGAGGCCGGCGGCGGCTTCGATGATGCGCTCCACCACGTAGAGCTCGTTGTAAATGGGCAGCTGCACCGTCACCCGGGGCCATTCGGCCGGGGTGGGCGGCGGCGCAGCGCCGGGGCGGGCATAGGCGCGGCGGGCTAGGCGGGTGAGGTGGAACTGCGTTAAACTAAAGCCCAGGATAAACACCAGACAGAGTCCGTAGAGAACCAGAAGAACTATTTCCAGTCCTTGCATCAGAAGGGCAGCAAAGTCACTAACCAAATCAAAACGGGCGGGCTGCGCTACAAATACTTAAAAATCGTCCACAAAATCTTGTAGCCGGCACCCAGCGTGCCTTTCACCGTGCCCGAAACCTTCGAAACCCCGATGCGGCGGCGGTAGCGCACGGGCACTTCCTGATTGCGCAGGCGGTGTTTAGCCGCCTTGAGCTGCATTTCCACCGTCCACCCATACGTGGTATCAGCCATCTGTAGTTGTTGCAGCGCCCCGGTGCGAATGGCCCGGAAGGGACCCAGGTCGGTAAACTCCACTCCGTAGAGCATGCGCAGCAAGGTAGTGGCCAGCCAGTTGCCGAAAATCTGCTGGGGCAGCATCGAGCCGCTTTCCCGCTCGCCCAGCGCCCGGGAGCCAATGACCATGTCGGCCTCCCGCGCAGAATCGGGGCCAGCACGGCGGGCATATCGGCCGGGTAGTCGGAATGGTCGCCGTCGAGAAACACGATAATATCGGCCTGCTCGGCGGTGGGCTTGCTAAAGCTATAGGCCATGCCCGCCAGGCAGGCGTGCCCGTAGCCAGGCCGGTTTTCGCGCAGCACCGTGGCCCCGCCGGCCCGGGCTACGGCTCCGGTATTGTCGCGAGAGTTGTTGTCGACCACGATAACCTCATCCACCAGG belongs to Hymenobacter cellulosilyticus and includes:
- a CDS encoding glycosyltransferase, which encodes MRRPSREGYKAGALAYGLLETDGEFIAIFDADFVPAPTFCGVRCPISPAPKWAWCKPAGPT